GCAGGGAAGTGCCGAAGCGCGCGCCGAACCCAGACGCATCACGATGGAGGCATGCACTGATGGCACGACACGCGCAGGCTCGGGCCGCAATCACCCTGGGCGCGGCGTTCTTCCTCACCTTTCAGACGCTCTTGAACCCCTCTAGCGGTGCCGTGGCCCAACCGACGGGAGACGGTCCATCATCGGGCTTCGGGCTGCCGATCAAGCCCTACTCCGCTGCGCAGCGGTATGTGCTCGGCAGCGGTGAGTCGCTGCTCACGGGTCAGCGCCTGATCTCGAGGAACCGTCGCTTCTCTTTGCGGGTGCAGAGCGATGGGAACGTCGTCCTCTACGACGAAGGCGACCACGATCGGGTCTTGTGGTCCACCAACACCCGACGGGCCGTGGTGGCGCGACTCACCATGCAGCGCGACGGCAACCTCGTGCTGTACGGTCCGGACAACAAGTCTGTGTGGGCCAGCGATACCTACCGCAAGGCCAGGGGCGGCGTGCTGCAGGTTCAGGATGACGGCAACCTCGTCATCTACAGCCGCAACCGCGAAGCCGTCTGGGCATCCGACACGCGCAGATAGCGCGGGCCCTGAGCGTCGTCACGACACGGGCCGCTCAACCCCCTGGCCCTACAGGCGTGACGCGATGAGCGGCACCAGCATCTCCTCGGTATCGAGGGCCCCGTGGCAGCCGATCGACTCCGGCTCACCCTCGCGATAGCGGTAGGTGACCTTCCATCCGGCGGCCACGTCGAGAAGCGATGTTCCCACGCGAGAGCGGGCTTCCGGATGGATGTCGCCGATGCCGAACCAGCCCTCGGCCAGCGCGCGCTCGGTGTCGTGCCAGCGCACAGGTGCCCCGAAGTGACGCTCGACGAGGGTCCGCGCTTCATCGTGCGCCCCCTCGCGCACGTGCAGATACGGCAGCCGACTGTCTCCCGTGGGCGGGCGCTCGAGCAGCCGAAGCAGGTCTGGGTGGTCATTGAAGGCCAGCCGCTGCGTGGGTCTCGTGTGCACATGCCCATGATCAGCCGTGATGAGCAGCGCCACATCCGGGGCCCGCAGGCGCTCGAGCACGTGACGACGCAGCGCGTCAGCAAGGCCTGTGATCTCGGCGTCCACCTCGTCGCTGTCGGGTCCGGTGTAGTGCGAGACGCTGTCGATGGGGTCCCAGTACACGTAGATGAACGAAGGTGCGCCGTCGCGCTGCTCGAGCATGCGCCGCAGGTAGACGAAGGCGTCGTGGGTGCCGGCGTGCCCCACGACCTCGGCTCCGCGGTAGAACATGCGCGACATGGCCGATGAGGCATAGGCGCTCTTGATGATCACCCGCGATGAGACCTCGAGCTCGCTCAACCGCTGGTAGAGCGTCACGTGATCGAAGAAGCTCTGGGCGTTGATGCGCCGTCGGGGATACGGCATGGTCTTGTCGACCGGGCTGAAGCGGATCATGTTGGCGGTCTCATCGACCTCGCGCAGATAGAGCTTGTAGCCCATCAACCCGTGCTCTTGGGGCGTGAGCCCCGTGTTCAGGGTGGCGAGGGCGGTGGTGGTGGTCGACGGGAGCACCGACGTGAGCTCACCTTCGAACCCGTTTCGGGCGAGCGCGGCCAGCGACAGGTGAGGGTGCGCGCCAACCGCCCGCCGATAGCGGTGAAGGCCGAGCCCATCGACCAATACGAGCACGATGGTGCGCACGCCGTCGAAGAACGCGCGCGGAAGCACCTGCTCGGAGAGAGGCGGATGACCGTCGATGCGGCCCCCGAAGGCCTCGACAATGGTGGCCGGAAGGTTCGAGATGCCCCGCCCGTCATACGAGGGGAGAACGCCTCCGGGGTGCAAGTCAATCGGCATAGATCATCTTCACCGTCATGCCCCCATCTATCGTCAGGTCGGTGCCGGTGATGAAGCCGGCCCGAGACCCATCGGCCAGGAATAGACACGCCTGCGCCACATCATCGGGCGTCCCCACCCGCCCCACCAGATGCTGGGCATGGTCGACCTCACGCAGCGCCTCGGGCTGCCGCTTCGACGCTTTCTGATGGGGGGTCACATCGATCCAGCCGGGGCTCACCGCATTGACGCGGATGCGGCGCTCAGACAGCGACGCCGCAAGGGCGTGGGTGAGCGAGAGCAGACCGCCCTTCGAGGCCGAGTACGGCTCGGTGTGCGGCTCCGACATGCGGGCGCGGGTCGATGCGATGTTGACGATGGCGCTCCCCTCGGGCATGAGCGCAAGCGCGTGTCGCGCGCAGAGATACGGCCCCGTGAGATTGATGGCGATGATGCGGTGCCACGTGGCCATATCGCGCTCCCAGAGGGGGCGCGTGTCGTGCACGCCGGCGTTGTTCACCAGCACGTGCACCGCGCCTCGCTGCTCTTCGACCGCGTCGAAGAGCGCGCGCACGCTTTCATCGTCGGACACGTCGCAGGTCATGAAGGCGCCCTTCAGGCCCT
The genomic region above belongs to Pseudomonadota bacterium and contains:
- a CDS encoding SDR family oxidoreductase — encoded protein: MTSGAFADRTVVVTGGAQGIGAFISLAFAREGAFVVMADLDTEAGREHEQTLVQQGLKGAFMTCDVSDDESVRALFDAVEEQRGAVHVLVNNAGVHDTRPLWERDMATWHRIIAINLTGPYLCARHALALMPEGSAIVNIASTRARMSEPHTEPYSASKGGLLSLTHALAASLSERRIRVNAVSPGWIDVTPHQKASKRQPEALREVDHAQHLVGRVGTPDDVAQACLFLADGSRAGFITGTDLTIDGGMTVKMIYAD